CTGCAAAAACAGGCGATGTTCTAATGAACACTGTAAATAAAAGCAATAAACATACCACCGCTGCATTTGCTGCAAACTTTGTCCTATTTACTTTCTTTTTCTTTATGCCAGAGGCGATTCCTTTTTTAATATAATCATCTAAATTATCTGGAACTACTATGCTATCTTCAGCATCAAACATTCAAATCACCATCCTTCTTAAAATAATTTCTCAAGCTATTAAGTCCACGGTGAAGCCAAGTTTTTACAGTTCCCTCGGGACAATCCAAGATGCTGGCTATGTCCTGGGTAGTCATGTCTTGAAAATATTTAAGAACTACTACTTCTTTATACCTTGAATCCAATTTATTTAAAGCTATTTCAATATCAAGCATATCATCTTCTGAAGTGCTGTTAATTGCCTCAATCTCTATAGTTAGCTCAGTTAACTTCTTATTTCTTTTAACTTCATCTATGCAGTAGTTTATTAGTATTTTAGTAACCCAGGTTTTAAAATACTTCGTTTGCTTTAACTTTTTAAGCTTTATAAAAGCTCTACAGGTAGTTTCTTGAACAGCTTCAAGTGCCTCCTGCTGACTTTCTAGATAACTATAAGCTATCTTATACAAGCTTTTGCTATATAAGGACATAAGCTTATAAAATGCTTCATTATCTCCACTTTGAGCTGCTATGACCAATTCTTCCTCGCTCATAACTTCCTCCCTAACAGTACGCTGCAATTTATGCATGGCTGTATTATTTGTTTTCTCTTTCGCCAATTAGACTTTGATTAACCCACTTTAGTTTCACAAAATATTATTTATTTTTAACTTATACTTTTACCTTAAAGCCTCTATATTTTTATATTGTTAAATTGTTATCTTCTTTTCTTCTTTTCTTCTTATCTTGTTTTCTTCTTATCTTCTTTTCTTGAAAAATTCTTTAAGAAGCCTGCTGCATCGTTCATCATACATCCACTCAAGCTGTGTCTTGTAATTAAGATGATAGTCATTAATTATATCTATAACGGAACCGCAGCCACCTGCAGTTGGGTCAAAGGTTCCTATATAAAGCCTGCTTATCCTTGCTTGGGAAATAGCTGAGGCACACATTGGACATGGCTCCAGTGTTACATACATTTTACAACCTGTAAGTCTCCAATTGTTTAAAGCCTCGCAAGCTTTTCTTATAGCTAAAATCTCTGCATGAGCAGAAGGATCCTTTAGAGTTTCCTTGAGGTTATGCGCCCTTGAAACTATTTTATTATCCTTTACTATAATTGCTCCCACTGGGACTTCTTTTAATTCTAATGCTCTGTTAGCTTCTTTTATGGCTTCATTCATATAAAATTCTTTCATAGCTTTACCTTTCCAATTCAAACTGCTTGTTAAAGTAATTATATCCAAAATAAAACACACCT
The genomic region above belongs to Clostridium swellfunianum and contains:
- a CDS encoding sigma-70 family RNA polymerase sigma factor — translated: MSEEELVIAAQSGDNEAFYKLMSLYSKSLYKIAYSYLESQQEALEAVQETTCRAFIKLKKLKQTKYFKTWVTKILINYCIDEVKRNKKLTELTIEIEAINSTSEDDMLDIEIALNKLDSRYKEVVVLKYFQDMTTQDIASILDCPEGTVKTWLHRGLNSLRNYFKKDGDLNV
- a CDS encoding nucleoside deaminase encodes the protein MKEFYMNEAIKEANRALELKEVPVGAIIVKDNKIVSRAHNLKETLKDPSAHAEILAIRKACEALNNWRLTGCKMYVTLEPCPMCASAISQARISRLYIGTFDPTAGGCGSVIDIINDYHLNYKTQLEWMYDERCSRLLKEFFKKRR